Sequence from the Flavobacterium sp. J372 genome:
GCCTGGTCAACAATAGAGTTGAGGGTACCCTGAAGCATAAAATCAGCACCGTTTTCAAGACCGAATTTTTTCATGGTAGATTGAGATGCAAAATTCTGTTGGTCAGCTCTTTCAGCGCGTATTTCTTCACGCATTGCACCCGCCTGTACAAGTTTCATGCGGCCTGAATTGATTATTTGCTTCTCAATATCTTTCGAGAAAGTTTCGGCAGGAATATGTTCGTGCGATTTATTAGTGATCATCCCCACAATTATAACGGGCTTCTTACCATTATTTTCTGCGGCATAAGTGCTGTACCAAGAGTGTGACATAAGCTCTGCGGTGATTTCTTCAGCGGTAATGCGTGAGTCGGTTTCGTTCCAGCGGCCGCTAAGGTCGGTTACAGAATTTTCATCTACGCGCTGAACAGCTGGAGTTGATTTGCAGCTGTTTAAAGTTAAAACAGTGGCTGCCATAATTGCGATTGAAGTAATGATGCGTTTCATTTTACTGACTGATGTTTTTTTGTTTTACAAAGGTACAGAATTTAAGAGACTCTTAACATTCTATGTTTTAATTGGCATAAACATATACCGTGCCAAAAATTAACAGGAAAGCACTTTGTAAAAAAAAATATTTTAATGCTTAAGATATGTTTTGATAAAAAATAATGCGAGTATAAAAATAATGAAGCCAATCAGAATCCAGTAGCTGCCCTTATAATATTTTTTATGCAGAATGGCATCCTGGCGATATACGTATACCATAACCCCGATGAAAACAATGATAAAAAGTACTGCAAAAACAAGCTGTCCTGTTGTAAACATGTTGAAATCTTTTTGGGGCGAAGTTACGGCTTAACTTCCTGTTTTACTACATTTATCACCTAAATATGTAGTTATGAAAAACCAGTTGGAAGCCGTACAGCTTTTTCACGAATCGTTTGGATTGGGGGGTGGGGCAGGCGCCGAAAGCAAGCCTTGGCGAAGCAGTGAACATGCTTCGCTATAACCTGATGAAAGAAGAGAATGAAGAATATCTTGAAGCTGTGCAAAATAATGACCTCACCGAAGTTGCCGATGCGCTGGGAGATATGCTTTATATTTTATGTGGAACAATCATATCGCATGGGCTGCAGCATAAAATAACAGAAGTGTTTGAAGAAATACAGCGAAGCAACATGAGCAAGCTGGGCCATGACGGCAAGCCTATATATCGTGAAGACGGTAAAGTGATGAAAGGGCCGAATTATTTCAAGCCTGATTTCAGGGTTATTTTAGAATTATAGCCAAAAGGCATAAGCCACTAGCTGCTGACTCGGGATGAGTGAGAACTAGTGGCTTATGGCTAAATTCTTTTGGCTGAAGCTATATTTTTACTGTCCACCCAAAGGTATCATCAGCCAGCTTATATTGTATGTTGGTGAGTTTTTCTTTTATTTCAAGTGCTACAGGCTTTTCCAACTTCGGCAATTCGTAGTATTTGTCTTTGTACGAGAAGCCCACAATAGGGTTCACTACAGCTGCCGTACCTGCCCCGAAAATCTCCTGTAGTATTCCGTTTTCGGCGGCAGCAATAAGCTCATCAACCAGAACCGGACGTACTTCAACTTTAATATTTTCACGCTCTGCAAGCTCAATGATGCTCTTGCGTGTCACACCGTCAAGAATCCTTTCACTGGTTGGCGCAGTGTATAATGTGTCTCCAATACGGAAAAATACATTCATTGTTCCAGCCTCCTCAAGCTTGGTATGTGTAGCATCATCCGTCCATATTATCTGCTGGAAGCCCTGCTCATTGGCAAGCTTTGTAGGGTAAAACTGTGCCGAATAATTTCCCGCAGCCTTGGCCGCACCAATACCACCGTTTGCCGCACGGCTGTAGTGCTCGGCAATGATAACTTTCACTTCGCCGCTATAATAAGCCCGGGCAGGGGAGAGGATTATCATAAACCGGTATTGTGTAGAAGGCGCTGCGATAACGCCAGGGCCAATAGCAATCATGAAAGGGCGTATGTACAACGAGTTACCTTTGCCTTTTTTACCCATGCACGCTCCATATCAAGCAGCCTCTGCATACCTCCCAGAAAGATTTCTTCAGGAACTTCAGGCATGGCAAGGCGCGTGGCCGACATGTTGAAACGCTCATGGTTCTGGTCGGGGCGGAAAAGCCATACATCATCATGCTCATCTTTATACGCTTTCATTCCTTCAAAAATGGCCTGCCCGTAATGGAAAACCTTTGCTGAAGGATCTATAAGGAAGGGTTCATATGGTTTTATTACAGGCGTTTCCCACTCATCGTTGCGGTAATCGCATACCAGCATGTGGTCAGTAAACGTATTGCCGAAGGTGAGGTTTTCAAAATCTACATCGCCTATTTTTGTATTTTCAGCGCGTTGGATACTAATATTGAGAGGAGAATTATTAATCATCTCGGGTAGGTTGTGTTAGTTTAAGTTGTACTGGCAAAATTACTAAAAAATGATGCCGCGGTTTCCTGAATGTTAAAAAAATAGTTTTCAGTTGCAGTCTCAGTTTCATACCACCGCGTTTCAAGGGCCGTTATTTAAAGTTATTCTCGTGATTTACTGTAAACTGTGACTGCGAGTGCTCACTAAAATTTTGCTGTTTCGTTTTTCTATTTACCTTTGTCCTTTAACCGTTTAATCATCTCATGAAAAAAATAGCAATTGCGGCTGCTGCACTTATTACACTTGCGGCCTGCCAGAATAAAGAATCTAAAGAGACTACTGTTACAACTGAAGAGACTGTTATTGAGGGTAAAGCTGATACTACAATAGTAGATACGGATACCGTAGTGTCAACAGAAACTGGTATTGAAGAAGGTGCTGTGCCTGCTGTAGAAGCTGACGCTAAAAAAGCTGATGAAAAGCCTTCAGATAAAAAAGTAACCGCTGTAAAGCCCGCTGCAGAAGTTAAGGTAGAATATGCATCGTTCGGTGATAAAATTGCGGCTGTAAATGCGCTTTCTAAAGATGAGATGCTGAAGAAATACAGGACAATGAAGCCGGGTGATACCATCGCGGTGAAATTTAAATCGAAAGTAAAAGATGTTTGCCAGAAGAAAGGCTGCTGGATGGCAATGGAACTACCGGGTGGTAAAGAATCTTTCGTAAAGTTTAAAGATTATGCATTTTTTGTACCGCTTAACGCTGCCGAAAGTGAAGCAATTGTAAGCGGAAAGGCTTTTGTAAGCGAAACATCGGTAGCGGCGCTAAGGCACTATGCCAAGGATGGCGGCCAGAGCGATGCTGAAATTGCAAAAATCACTGAGCCAAAAGTGGAATATAAATTCATGGCTGACGGCGTACTGATAAGCAAATAATGAAGAAGCTGATAACCGCTGCTTTGTGCTGCACATTTCTTTTTGCCTGTGATAAAAAGGCAGATGTAGCTGAAAAACTTATTACAGATACGATAGCCAAAGCTCCTAAAGCCAAAAAGGAATTTAAGATGTATGAGATGAGCGAAATGGCAGCGCTTATGGAGCAGATGTATGTGGATAACCAGCGCCTGAAAGAGCGTATTATCTCGGGCGATACGATTGGGACTTTCCCGGAGCATATTTTGAAAATGCACTCGTCTGCAATGACCGACCCGAGTGAGAATGACGCATTTTTCAAAGAACAGGCGGCTAAGTTCATCGCGGCACAGCGAAAGATTTATGCGGACCCGAAGAACGCAAAACAGCATTTCAACGATGCGGTCCAGTCTTGCGTAGCCTGCCATGAGCAAAAGTGTGAAGGCCCAATACCGAGGATAAAGAAATTGTATATAAAGTAAACAAAGGCCTGTCTGTTAAGATGGGCTTTCTGGTTTATGAGTGAAGTTCCATTTCGACCGGAGCGCAAGGCAGTGAAGCGAAGTGGAGAAATCTCTAGCCCATTAAAGAATTCACGGCTACGCAAGCTCCGCTCGAAATGGAAACACAGTATAGAGAAAAACAGTAGCCAAATGTTTCAGACAAAAGGTACACACAACTACTATGTTTATATAATTACAAACAAAGCTAAAACGGTACTGTATATTGGATTTACCAATGATTTAAAAGAGAGGTTGTACTACCATCAAAATCCCGAAGCACATTCAAAGGCTTTTTCAGCCAAATATAACTGTAGATATTTATTGTATTGGGAGAAGTACGCAGATGTACAAACTTCAATTGACAGAGAAACACAGTTAAAAAAGTGGAATAGGGAGAAGAAGGAAGCATTAATTACAGACTTTAATCCTGAATGGAAATTTTTAAACGATGATATTTGAGTGGTGAGCCAAAGTGAAGTGGATTTCGACCGAAGTGGAGAAATTTCTGAATTAAAACTGAGATTTCTCGGCTCCGCAAGCTCCGCTCGAAATGGAAAAGCGTAATTTTGACTTAGATGAAAAGAGAAATAATAAAAACCGCTGACGGCTCTGTTACCATCCACATCCCGGAGATGAAGGAAAGCTATCACTCCAAATTTGGGGCGATACAGGAAGCACAGCATGTTTATATACAGAATGGGCTGGCGATGTTTGAAGGTAAAGATATAGATATACTGGAATGTGGTTTTGGCACCGGGTTAAACGCCTTTATGACATTTCTTGAAGCGCAGAAATCAGGGCAGCAAATTAAATATACAGGTGTAGAGGCTTACCCGGTTTCCGAAGAAGAAATTGCACAACTGAATTATGTAAACGAACTGCAAGCTCATAATTGCAAAGATTTTTTCGTTAAAATGCATACCGCACCATGGGGAGATGAAGTTAAAGTTTCCGCAAATTTTACGTTAACAAAGCGGCAGCAGCATTTTCAGGAAATAGAAGATGTAAATTTGTATGATTTGGTATATTATGATGCTTTCGGATACCATGCCCAGCCCGAGCTCTGGGGTGAAGATATATTCAGGCTCATGTATACAGCTCTGAAACCGAATGGTGTACTCATAACTTATGCCTGCCGTACTGTTATCAAAAACGCAATGACAGCAGCGGGCTTTACTGTAAAAAAGTTAGCGGGGCCACCCGGCAAGCGTGAAATTCTGCAAGCAATTAAGTATTAAATTTTAGTTAATAAATTAAGTAATTGTGAATGTTAAATAAAAATATATGAATAATTTGTTTTACGAAAACGTTTTATGAGTATATTTGTTGAAACGTTCTTATCACCTATAACTTTAATTATTCACTTAGAAAGAATGCCAAGACCTATGTTTAGCTACACTAAAAAGATTCTGGAAAGCGTAAGCTTCGACCCGAAACTTTTTAGTAAGGAACTGGAAAAAGCAATAAAAGTTTTATTGCCTTATGAGATAGAGCAACTGATAGACTGGCTTCACGGTTTTGTTACAGAAAAGCCGGAATTAAAAGATTGCCTTATCTACGTTGAACAATAAAAAAGGAGCCCTGACCGGGCTCCTTTCTTTTTTATAGATGTGAAAATTATTTTTTCTGCATCGGGCTGGTTATATCCACGTTATGGAAGGCGATGGCGCCTTTAACTACGCCGGCAATGGTGCTGCGCAGTGCTTCAATAATATGAAGCTTCAGTTCTTTCTTACCGTATATAAGGCTCACTTCGCGTGATGGCTTCGGCTCTTTAAAATGGCGTAGTTTTGCGGCCGATTTTGGCGGCATATCCATAGTATGCAGGTAGGGCAGCATGGTCATTCCCAAGCCTTCATCTGCAAGCTTTACCATAGTTTCAAAGCTTCCGCTCTCAATCTGGAAATGGTTATCATTCATCAGCGCTGTGTTTCGGCAAACGTTCAGCACATTATTTCGGAAACAGTGTCCGTCCTGCAACAATAATATGTTATCAAGGTTTTCTTCAAGGTCTTGCACCTCAAACTCTTTCTTTTAAAAGAAGGATTGTTTTCGGGTACATAGGCAACAAACGGCTCATAGTACAATACCACCTCCTTAATGCTTTCTTCGCCAAGCGGTGTAGCGGCTATGGCGGCATCAAGCTGGTCGTTCTTAAGCATGTAAATAATTTCAGATGTAGTGCGCTCCTCAATTATAAGGTTAACCTTAGGGTATTTCTTTATAAAGTTATTCATGAACATCGGCAACAGCGTAGGCATGATAGTAGGAATGATGCCAACCTTAAAATCACCGCCAATAAAGCCTTTTTGCTGGTCAACAATGTCTTTAATGCGGCCTGATTCATTCACTATATTTTTGGCCTGAACTACAATCATCTGCCCCACTTCGGTAAGCTGTATGGGTTTTTTGCTGCGGTCAAAAATCTGGATGCCAAGTTCTTCTTCAAGTTTTTGTATCTGCATGCTAAGTGTTGGCTGTGTTACAAAGCATTTTTCGGCAGCAAGGGTAAAGTTCTTATGTTCGGCAACGGCCAGCACATAATGTAACTGGGTAATGGTCATAAAATAGATTTTGACTATAAAAATATAAAAAGGTTTCATAAAATGTATGGAAGCACGGGTTAATTTTGATTAATTTTGAAATTCAACTAACCTATAAAAACATAAAACATGGCAAATAAAAATCAACAGCCGGAGACGAATATACTGGGCTTACCTACCAAAGAATCTGAAGTTATTGCAGCAGAATTGAACATACTGCTTTCAAAT
This genomic interval carries:
- a CDS encoding DUF4920 domain-containing protein → MKKIAIAAAALITLAACQNKESKETTVTTEETVIEGKADTTIVDTDTVVSTETGIEEGAVPAVEADAKKADEKPSDKKVTAVKPAAEVKVEYASFGDKIAAVNALSKDEMLKKYRTMKPGDTIAVKFKSKVKDVCQKKGCWMAMELPGGKESFVKFKDYAFFVPLNAAESEAIVSGKAFVSETSVAALRHYAKDGGQSDAEIAKITEPKVEYKFMADGVLISK
- the mnmD gene encoding tRNA (5-methylaminomethyl-2-thiouridine)(34)-methyltransferase MnmD; the protein is MKREIIKTADGSVTIHIPEMKESYHSKFGAIQEAQHVYIQNGLAMFEGKDIDILECGFGTGLNAFMTFLEAQKSGQQIKYTGVEAYPVSEEEIAQLNYVNELQAHNCKDFFVKMHTAPWGDEVKVSANFTLTKRQQHFQEIEDVNLYDLVYYDAFGYHAQPELWGEDIFRLMYTALKPNGVLITYACRTVIKNAMTAAGFTVKKLAGPPGKREILQAIKY
- a CDS encoding GIY-YIG nuclease family protein is translated as MFQTKGTHNYYVYIITNKAKTVLYIGFTNDLKERLYYHQNPEAHSKAFSAKYNCRYLLYWEKYADVQTSIDRETQLKKWNREKKEALITDFNPEWKFLNDDI
- a CDS encoding penicillin-binding protein activator LpoB — protein: MKRIITSIAIMAATVLTLNSCKSTPAVQRVDENSVTDLSGRWNETDSRITAEEITAELMSHSWYSTYAAENNGKKPVIIVGMITNKSHEHIPAETFSKDIEKQIINSGRMKLVQAGAMREEIRAERADQQNFASQSTMKKFGLENGADFMLQGTLNSIVDQAGKQKTVFYQIDLELTNIQTNDKVWIGDRKIKKVISK